From Carassius gibelio isolate Cgi1373 ecotype wild population from Czech Republic chromosome B23, carGib1.2-hapl.c, whole genome shotgun sequence, the proteins below share one genomic window:
- the LOC128011801 gene encoding CCN family member 1-like → MFAWAVIVIFTAHFNVVFSSCPVTCSCPSELLKCAPGVSLVSDGCGCCKVCARQLNEDCSKTEPCDHTKGLECNFGAIHGATRGICRAKSEGRPCEYNSRIYQNGESFQPNCKHQCTCIDGAVGCIPLCPQELSLPTLGCANPRLVKVPGQCCEEWVCDDGKTKESIDKLFGNDPTIDDTESDLTKTNELISIVKAGLKSLPAFRSQPESRRFEKCIVQTTRWSQCSKTCGTGISTRITNDNSECKLVKETRICQIRPCSQSPYTSLKKGKKCNRTKKSMQPVKLSYAGCSSLKKYRPRYCGSCVDGRCCNPQQTRTISVKFRCEDGDTFNKNVMMIESCKCTYNCGNGNDATYPFYRLFNDIHKFRD, encoded by the exons ATGTTTGCTTGGGCTGTTATCGTCATCTTTACTGCACACTTTAATGTG GTCTTCTCCAGCTGCCCAGTGACCTGCTCGTGCCCGTCAGAGCTTCTCAAATGCGCGCCTGGAGTCAGTCTGGTCTCAGACGGCTGCGGCTGCTGCAAAGTGTGTGCCAGACAGCTGAACGAAGACTGCAGCAAGACCGAGCCGTGCGACCACACCAAAGGGCTGGAGTGCAACTTCGGGGCCATCCATGGGGCCACCAGAGGCATCTGCCGAG CCAAATCCGAGGGCAGACCATGCGAGTACAACAGCAGGATCTACCAGAATGGAGAGAGCTTCCAGCCCAACTGCAAGCACCAGTGCACTTGCATCGATGGGGCAGTGGGCTGCATCCCGCTTTGCCCGCAAGAGCTCTCTCTGCCCACGTTGGGCTGTGCCAACCCCAGGCTGGTCAAAGTGCCAGGCCAGTGCTGTGAGGAATGGGTCTGCGATGATGGGAAGACGAAGGAATCCATTGACAAGCTGTTTGGCAACGATCCGACAATCGACGACACCGAGAGCGACCTCACCAAAACGAACGAGCTCATCTCCATCGTGAAGGCCGGACTCAAATCCTTGCCTG CATTCCGATCGCAGCCGGAATCCCGGCGGTTTGAGAAGTGCATCGTGCAGACCACACGCTGGTCTCAGTGCTCCAAGACCTGCGGCACTGGAATCTCCACCAGGATAACCAACGACAACAGCGAATGCAAGTTGGTTAAAGAGACCAGGATCTGCCAAATCCGTCCATGCAGCCAATCACCATACACCAGCCTCAAG aagggaaagaaatgcaaccGGACTAAGAAGTCCATGCAGCCGGTGAAGTTAAGCTACGCCGGATGCTCCAGCCTGAAGAAGTACCGCCCCAGATACTGCGGCTCATGCGTGGACGGCCGCTGTTGCAACCCGCAGCAGACCCGCACCATCAGCGTCAAGTTCCGCTGCGAGGATGGCGACACCTTCAACAAGAACGTCATGATGATCGAGTCCTGCAAGTGCACCTACAACTGCGGCAATGGCAATGACGCCACCTACCCTTTCTACAGACTCTTCAACGACATCCACAAGTTCAGAGACTGA